The Impatiens glandulifera chromosome 8, dImpGla2.1, whole genome shotgun sequence genome includes a window with the following:
- the LOC124911674 gene encoding uncharacterized protein LOC124911674 isoform X2 — protein MVCATVAVFPPPQMATKFFCCASLNQQPTFSGLNTNKKSLQKVKELVSLVGIPSFITPHESLQKGNWVKLICGASFEDVVDIRNLSLVYTLAGVDCIDCAADGAVVNAVVEGIEAAREIVSIRKPWVMISVNDDEDLHFRKAEFNPDECPVNCSRPCEIVCPANAISLQTSSTVFKGGVITERCYGCGRCLPVCPYDRIRTLTYVRDASVTAELLRREDVDALEIHTNGRQSSAFKELWTGLGNSVDHLKLVAVSLPDTGDSVLSSMSDIYSIMEPRLLFSNLWQLDGRPMSGDIGRGATRETIAFAVRMAAAKDKPPGFLQLAGGTNAHTVDGLKHKRLFQVSKPGLSVSTHALIGGVAFGGYARKIVGRVLNSMRSQSGLACCLEDFPDHLLMALVEALALVGTVKLYDRIE, from the exons ATGGTCTGCGCGACGGTTGCCGTCTTT CCTCCTCCTCAAATGGCTACGAAGTTCTTCTGTTGTGCTTCACTTAATCAACAGCCTACAT TCAGTGGTCTCAATACCAATAAAAAATCGCTTCAGAAAGTGAAGGAACTTGTTTCATTAGTTGGAATTCCTTCATTCATTACACCTCATGAATCACTTCAAAAAGGGAACTGGGTCAAGCTTATATGTGGTGCAAGCTTCGAG GATGTCGTTGATATCAGGAATCTTTCCTTGGTTTATACTTTGGCTGGAG TTGATTGTATTGACTGTGCGGCTGATGGAGCTGTAGTTAATGCTGTGGTAGAAGGAATTGAAGCAGCGAGAGAGATAGTATCAATTCGAAAGCCTTGGGTAATGATTAGTGTCAATGATGATGAAGACCTTCACTTTCGCAAGGCTG AATTTAACCCTGATGAATGTCCAGTGAACTGTTCTAGACCATGTGAGATTGTTTGTCCTGCTAATGCAATATCACTTCAGACATCTTCCACTGTTTTCAAG GGTGGAGTAATAACCGAGCGCTGTTATGGCTGTGGACGATGTCTCCCAGTTTGTCCATACGACAGAATAA GAACTCTTACATATGTAAGAGATGCTTCTGTTACTGCTGAGCTTCTTAGAAGAGAAGATGTAGATGCTCTAGAGATTCATACAAATGGCAG GCAATCTTCAGCATTTAAAGAACTTTGGACTGGGTTAGGAAATTCTGTGGATCATTTAAAGCTAGTAGCA GTTAGCTTGCCTGATACGGGAGATTCAGTTCTCTCTTCCATGAGCGACATTTATTCCATTATGGAACCCCGTCTACTTTTCTCGAATCTCTGGCAG TTAGATGGTCGACCCATGAGCGGAGATATTGGCCGTGGTGCTACAAGAGAAACAATTGCTTTTGCTGTTCGTATGGCTGCTGCAAAAGACAAACCCCCTG GTTTTCTTCAATTGGCAGGTGGAACAAATGCCCACACTGTTGATGGCTTAAAGCACAAAAGACTCTTCCAAGTCTCCA AACCGGGATTATCGGTGTCTACCCATGCTCTAATTGGTGGAGTTGCTTTTGGTGGGTATGCTAGAAAg ATTGTTGGAAGAGTTTTGAACTCGATGCGATCTCAAAGTGGCCTTGCTTGTTGTTTAGAGGATTTTCCAGACCATCTATTAATGGCACTTGTGGAGGCCCTAGCATTGGTTGGAACTGTTAAACTATATGACAGGATTGAATAA
- the LOC124911674 gene encoding uncharacterized protein LOC124911674 isoform X1: MVCATVAVFPPPQMATKFFCCASLNQQPTFSGLNTNKKSLQKVKELVSLVGIPSFITPHESLQKGNWVKLICGASFEDVVDIRNLSLVYTLAGVDCIDCAADGAVVNAVVEGIEAAREIVSIRKPWVMISVNDDEDLHFRKAEFNPDECPVNCSRPCEIVCPANAISLQTSSTVFKGGVITERCYGCGRCLPVCPYDRIRTLTYVRDASVTAELLRREDVDALEIHTNGRQSSAFKELWTGLGNSVDHLKLVAVSLPDTGDSVLSSMSDIYSIMEPRLLFSNLWQLDGRPMSGDIGRGATRETIAFAVRMAAAKDKPPGFLQLAGGTNAHTVDGLKHKRLFQVSNSEPGLSVSTHALIGGVAFGGYARKIVGRVLNSMRSQSGLACCLEDFPDHLLMALVEALALVGTVKLYDRIE; the protein is encoded by the exons ATGGTCTGCGCGACGGTTGCCGTCTTT CCTCCTCCTCAAATGGCTACGAAGTTCTTCTGTTGTGCTTCACTTAATCAACAGCCTACAT TCAGTGGTCTCAATACCAATAAAAAATCGCTTCAGAAAGTGAAGGAACTTGTTTCATTAGTTGGAATTCCTTCATTCATTACACCTCATGAATCACTTCAAAAAGGGAACTGGGTCAAGCTTATATGTGGTGCAAGCTTCGAG GATGTCGTTGATATCAGGAATCTTTCCTTGGTTTATACTTTGGCTGGAG TTGATTGTATTGACTGTGCGGCTGATGGAGCTGTAGTTAATGCTGTGGTAGAAGGAATTGAAGCAGCGAGAGAGATAGTATCAATTCGAAAGCCTTGGGTAATGATTAGTGTCAATGATGATGAAGACCTTCACTTTCGCAAGGCTG AATTTAACCCTGATGAATGTCCAGTGAACTGTTCTAGACCATGTGAGATTGTTTGTCCTGCTAATGCAATATCACTTCAGACATCTTCCACTGTTTTCAAG GGTGGAGTAATAACCGAGCGCTGTTATGGCTGTGGACGATGTCTCCCAGTTTGTCCATACGACAGAATAA GAACTCTTACATATGTAAGAGATGCTTCTGTTACTGCTGAGCTTCTTAGAAGAGAAGATGTAGATGCTCTAGAGATTCATACAAATGGCAG GCAATCTTCAGCATTTAAAGAACTTTGGACTGGGTTAGGAAATTCTGTGGATCATTTAAAGCTAGTAGCA GTTAGCTTGCCTGATACGGGAGATTCAGTTCTCTCTTCCATGAGCGACATTTATTCCATTATGGAACCCCGTCTACTTTTCTCGAATCTCTGGCAG TTAGATGGTCGACCCATGAGCGGAGATATTGGCCGTGGTGCTACAAGAGAAACAATTGCTTTTGCTGTTCGTATGGCTGCTGCAAAAGACAAACCCCCTG GTTTTCTTCAATTGGCAGGTGGAACAAATGCCCACACTGTTGATGGCTTAAAGCACAAAAGACTCTTCCAAGTCTCCA ATTCAGAACCGGGATTATCGGTGTCTACCCATGCTCTAATTGGTGGAGTTGCTTTTGGTGGGTATGCTAGAAAg ATTGTTGGAAGAGTTTTGAACTCGATGCGATCTCAAAGTGGCCTTGCTTGTTGTTTAGAGGATTTTCCAGACCATCTATTAATGGCACTTGTGGAGGCCCTAGCATTGGTTGGAACTGTTAAACTATATGACAGGATTGAATAA